DNA from Acidobacteriota bacterium:
AGCGCAGGATGGAGCCGATGTTCGGCGGCACCTCGACCCAGGCAGTGTTGACCAGCGCCTCGTCGACGGGGAAGGGCGGCGTGTCCCGGGTCGGTCCGGCCGCCGGGCCTCCCTCCATCAGGCCCGCGACCCGCTCGCTGCCGATCACCCAGGCGACGATGAAACGGTCCGTCCCCAGTCCGCTGTGCAGGATGCTGCCGGTGTCCTCGCCGTACATGTCCACGACGTACTCGACCGGCAGCGCTCCGAGCCGGTTCAGGTTGAGGTTCGCGTTCCGGGCGACGAGGGGGTCATAGGTCCAGTACACCGTCTCGACGTCGAGTTCCAGCAGGAACTCGCGCTGGAACGCCTTGAGTTCGCGGCCCAGCCCGAGGCCGCGGGCGTCCCGCGTCACCGCCAGCATGTGGGACCAGTGGGCCCGCTGCCCGAAGCGGAAGCCGCTCATGCCGTAGATGAAGCCCAGCATCCGGCCGGCCCCGTCGTAGGCGCCGGCGACCACGCCGCCCATCTTCTGGGAGATCTTGAGCATCGGCGGCGGCACCGCGTCGTCGAAGCTGTCGCCCCAGGTCTCGCGCTGGAGATCGACGATCGCCGCGTAGTCCTCCTCGGAACTCGCGTTCCGGAGCTCGATGCCGGAAGCCAGCCGTTTGCGCATGGTGGGCGATCGTACAGCCACGCGCGGGCACAGGCGTGCGAGCGGAGAGCGCTATTGCGGCCGGCGACGCCGGTTGACGCTTGCCGGCACTCAGTCTAGTCTGAGACTAGTTAGACTCGGTGCGACCCGGGAAGGAGCGCGGTTCCATGTCTGAAGTCGGTGTGTTCGAGGCGAAGACCCACCTGCCCCGCCTGCTCAAGCGTGTGCAGGCCGGCGAGAGGTTCGTCATCACGCGGCATGAGCGGCCGGTCGCCGAACTGATCCCCTACCGAGGGGCCGATATGGACCAGGTACGCACCGCGATCGAGAACCTGAGGGAGTTCCGCAAGTCAAACAGCCTGGGCGGCCTGTCGATTCGCGAACTGATCGAGGAGGGGCGTCGCTACTGATGGCGTTCGTGCTGGACGCTTCGATGACCCTGGCGTGGGTCTTCCCGGACGAGGCGACGGAGACGACCGACCGATTGCTCGAGTCATTGCTGGAACGCCAGGCGTATGCGCCCGGCCTCTGGCCGATCGAGGTGGCAAACGCCTTTCTGGCGGCGACGCGCCGGCACCGACTCGAGGCGAGCAGATGGCCGTGGATTCGACACTCGCTCGACTCTCTCCCCATCGCGGTCGAGCCCGTAGACCCGGCGCGTGTCGGGAGCGCCGTTCTCGAACTCGCGCATGATCGCGGAATCTCCGTCTACGACGCGATGTACCTTGAGTTGGCGCTGCGCATGGGGCTGCCGTTGGCCACTCTCGACGAACGACTTGCGGCCGAAGCACGGGCCGTGGGCGTGGAGGCGCTGGGCGGGTGATCGCGCCTTACTGAGCCACGTCCGCTTCCTGGAACGCACGCGCCCGGAACAGGAAGTCGATGATGTTCCCTTCATGCGGCTGTAGCCAGTTGAGCTGAATCGTCGGCACCGGGCCGAGGTTCAGGCGGTCGACGTGGGTGGCGTCGATCAGTTGCCGCCGCCAGCCTTCGTCGTTCGTGATCGCGCTGCACACCAGGGTGTCGTCGATCGCGCTCAGCATCTTCTGCTGCGGGCACTCGACGACGGAGACGAAGGGGAACATGTACTCGACGTTCGCCGCCTCGATGTCCGCGTCGGCGCAGTGGAGGACGGTAGGCAGCAGGTAGTCGCAGCGTTCGCGTTCGTCGAGCCGACCGTTGCCGCGAATCTCGGAAGTCAGGTCGCGCACGCCAGGTACGTCGACCTGCCGCTCGATCATGCCGTCGATCGCCTTCGCCATCCCCGGAACGGTGAAGGCTGCGAGCGGAGACTCGGGGTCGTCGGCCGGCTTGGGCAGCACGGGCGCCAGCCGCTCGGCGAGGGCCTGGGCGATCTCCTCCGTGTGGCGCGAAGCCCAGACGCCTGAGCAGGAGATGCAGCTCCGGCCGCTGTTGACCAGCACACTGTCGACCATCACGTCGAGGTACTGCTCCCAGTCGTCGACGACGTCGTCGCCGAGCAGGATCTTGCTGAAGCCGGGGCCGTGCGGCTGCACTCGGGGATCGTTCTGATAGCGGGCGACCGTATCCGCGCCGCCGAAGATCATGCTGCGCGAGCAGGAGGCGAGGACGGCCGCGCCGATATCGCCTTCCCCCGGGTAGATCGAGATCGCCTCGCGTGGCACGCCGGCCTGGGCGAAGGCCTCGGTCATCCGGTAGGGCGTCCACGGTTCCTGCGGTCCCGGCTTGAACACGAGACCGACCTGAAGCGGGATGACCGGCATCCACAGCGTGTGCACGCCCGGCGAGTTGGACGGCAGCACCAGACCGATCACCGGCGCCTGCGCCTGGTAGCTGACCGGCACGCCGCGTTCCTCGACGCCGTGGCCGCGGGCAAGGATGTCCAGGTCGAGACCGCGGGTCAGCGCCTCCAGCACCTCGCCCATGTTCGTCAGCACGAAGTGGTTCTTGTCCATGTTCGCCCGGCACATGTGCTCGGGCAGGCCGGTCGTCGCCGACTGGTAGTGGACGAAGTCCTCCGGGGTCTGGCTGCCGCTGCCGAGAGGTAGGTCCGCGTTCAGGTAGAGGTCGGCGGCCTCGATCACCATCGAGATCAGTTCGCTGGACGGGATCTCACGCAGGATGTCGCGGGCGCGCTGGGCGCGGCGCATGTCGCGCTGGACCAGGCCGGGGTTGGTCTGGTGCAGCGTGGCCAGCTCCTCGCCGGTCTCGAAGTGGACGATCGTCGCCTTCTCGAGCGACTCGTAGGGCTTGCCCCAACGGATGGCGGGGATGTCGATCATGCTGGTTACCTGTAGGCGGCCGGCCGGGTGGCCGAAGGATGAATCGAGCGTTCGGAAGCGGCGGAATGGTAGCACCGGGCTGTATGGAATGGCCTGTTTCCTGTGCATCAGCGCGGCGCGGACGCCGCGACTCTACTGCTAGCCTTCGCCGGCCATGGAGGACCGTCGCACCGTTCTGAAATCGGCTCTGGCGCTGGGTTTGGGTGTGCGCGGCCTGAATGTGCTGCACGCGCAGACCGACGATCCGCGGAGGGCTCGACCTCAGGAAGGGGACCGCTTCGTGTTCGCGTTCGGGGCGCGCCAGGGCGAGACGGTCCGGGTCGACGACGTTCCCCTGGCGAGCGAGCAGCTCATCTGCTACGCGATGGACCCGTCGTCCGGCGCCGTGCGTGACGGCTCGCGCCTGAACCAGGTGCTGCTGTTGCGCTTCGAGCCCGATTCGCTGACCCCGGAGACGCGGGAAGCGTCCGCGGACGGCGTCGTCGCCTACTCGGGCATCTGCACCCACACCGGCTGCGACATCGAGGACTGGTCCGAAGAGGCGGAGTTCCTGGTCTGTTCCTGTCACGACTCGGAGTTCGACCCTCGGGACGGCGCCGAAGTCATCTCGGGCCCGGCCCCGCGCCGGCTGCCGTCGCTGCCGCTTCGCTCGGAAGGGGGCGTGCTGGTTGCAGCCGGCGGCTTCAGCGCGACGATCCGGTTCGAGAAGGAGTTCTGACGATGGTGGATCGGCAAGCAGTGCTTCGACGGACGGTCACTCTCTTCGTTCTCGGCGCCGTGGTGGCGCCGGCGATCGGCCAGGAGCAGCCCTACCGCGCGGTCACCCAGGAGCGGCTGCTCGCCCCCGAGCCCGAGAACTGGCTGATGTACCGGCGCACTTACGATGGCTGGGGCTACAGCCCGCTCGACCGGATCGACACGTCGAACGTCGCCTCGCTGGCGCCGGCATGGACCTTCTCGACCAGCATCAACGAGGGCCACCAGGCGCCGCCGATCGTCAACGACGGCACACTGTTCATCACCACGCCGGGCAGCCGCGTCCTCGCGCTCGACGCCCGGACAGGCGAGCTGCTGTGGCGCTTCGTTCCGGAGCTCCCCGAGGATTTGCAGCAGATGCACCCGACCAACCGCGGTGTCGCGCTGTGGGGCGACCGGGTCTACGTCGCCACCGTCGACGCCCGCCTCTTCGCGCTCGACGCGCGGACGGGAAGGGTGGCCTGGGAAACGGCGGTCGAGAACTACGCCCGCGGCTACTACATGACGCTCGCGCCCCTGGCCGTCGAGGGCAAGGTGATGGTCGGCGTGTCCGGAGGCGAGTGGGGCATCCGCGGTTTCGTCGCCGCCTACGACGCCGACAGTGGGGACGAACTCTGGAAGACCTACACGATTCCCGGTCCAGGCGAGCCCGGCCATGACAGTTGGTCCGGCGACACCTGGCGGACCGGCGGCGTGCCGGTCTGGGTCACCGGCACCTACGACCCGGAACTGAGACTGAGCTACTGGGGTACCGGCAACGGCGGTCCCTGGATGGGCGACGCCCGGCCGGGCGACAACCTGTACGCCACCTCGGTGCTGGCGCTCGACGTCGACACCGGCGAGTTGAAGGCGCATCACCAGTACCACTGGAACGACAGTTGGGACTGGGACGAGGTCGATCCGCCGCTGCTGATCGACGTCGAGCGCGGCGGTTCGACCCGCAAGGCGCTGGTCCATCCTGGGCGCAACGCCTACCTCTGGGTGCTGGAACGGAGCGCCGACTCGATCGATTTCCTGGACGCGACGCGTTTCGTGTACCAGGACGTGTTCACGTCGATCGACCCGGACACCGGCCGCCCCGAGTACGACCCGGCGAAGACCCCGGGCACCGGCGAGCGGGCGGTGTTCTGTCCGTCCTGGTCCGGCGCCAAGAACTGGCCGCCGGCCGCCTGGAACCCGGACACGAGGTTGCTCTACATCCCGGCCAACGAGAACACCTGTTCGCACCTCGAAGGGGTCGAGGCGGAGTACCGGCCGGGGCGTACCTTCATGGGCATGGAGGGAGGCTTCGTGTCGCGGGAGGGCGCCGACCACTACGGCGAGCTCCAGGCCTGGAACCTCGACACCCGGGAGAAGGTCTGGACCGTCGAGTTCGAGCGCAAGTTGTGGGGGCCGGTCCTGACGACCGGCGGCGGTCTCGTCTTCGTCGGCGGCACGAGCGACCGCTACTTCCGCGCCTTCGATGCGGCGACCGGCGAGCTCCTGTGGCGCCAGCGGACGAACTCCGGCGTCACCGGCGTGCCGACGGCCTTCGAAGTCGACGGCGTGCAGTACATCGCCGTCCAGTCGGGCTGGGGCGTCGACGCGCAGCGTGGCACGAACCACCTGGACGGTGCGATCGGCACCCGGACCTACGTGCCGCAGGGCGGCGTGCTCTGGGTCTTCGCGTTGCCCGACTAGCGGCTCTGCCCGGAGGAATCGCCGCGGCGGCTGGTGCTGTAGTCTGCCGCCCCCCAAGCCCGGGATCACGGCAAGCCGCCGCTCACCGCAGGACCGACCCGATTGGAGTTCGCAGATGGAAGTCGCCAGCGCAGACGCCCAGGCACAGGCCGGGGAACGACTCGATGCCCACGTCCGGGACATGATGGAGTGGCACTTCAGCCCGGAGACCGGAACGCCGTTCTGGCTGGACTTCGCCTCGAAGCTCGACTTCGACCCGCGCAGCGACGTTGCCTGCTACGCGGACCTGCGCAAGTTTCCGCCGTTCGAGGACGAGTGGCTGCGCGGCGGTCCGGTGCGGCGCTGGGTGCCGAAGGCCATGGCCGACGACCCGATCTACGTGTTCGAGACCGGCGGCACGACGGGCATTCCGAAGAGCCGCGTGGCGCTCAACGACTTCCGCACGGACTACGAACTGTTCAGCGCGAGCCTGCCGGACGAGCACTTCCCGCCGGGAAGTAACTGGCTGATGCTGGGGCCGTCGGGCCCGCGCCGCCTGCGCCTGGCGGTGGAGCACCTCTGCCAGTACCGCGGCGGCATCTGCTTCTGCGTCGATCTCGACCCGCGCTGGGTGATCAAGCTGATCAAGAAGGGCTGGATGGAGCACCTGGAGGCGTACAAGGACCACGTGATCGACCAGGCGCTGGCGGTGCTCTCGGCCGGGCACGACATCCAGGCGATGTTCGCGACGCCCAAGCTGCTCGAGTCCCTCTGCCTGGCGCTGGAGGACCGGGGCCAGACTCTCGCGGACACCGGGATCAAGGGCATCTTCTCGGGGGGCACGGAGTTCACGCCGCAATGGACCCGCTTCGCCGTCGAGGAGCTGCTCGACGGCGTGTACATGACGCCCACCTACGGCAACACCCTGATGGGCCTGGCCGCGTCGCGGCCGGTCACGGCCGCGGACGGCTACACGATCGCCTACTACGCGCCGCAGCCGCGGGCCGTGCTCGAAGTCGTCGACCCCGACGACCCCGACCAGGTCGTCGACTACGGCGCCACCGGCCGCGTGCGGCT
Protein-coding regions in this window:
- a CDS encoding type II toxin-antitoxin system prevent-host-death family antitoxin; the encoded protein is MSEVGVFEAKTHLPRLLKRVQAGERFVITRHERPVAELIPYRGADMDQVRTAIENLREFRKSNSLGGLSIRELIEEGRRY
- a CDS encoding type II toxin-antitoxin system VapC family toxin, which gives rise to MAFVLDASMTLAWVFPDEATETTDRLLESLLERQAYAPGLWPIEVANAFLAATRRHRLEASRWPWIRHSLDSLPIAVEPVDPARVGSAVLELAHDRGISVYDAMYLELALRMGLPLATLDERLAAEARAVGVEALGG
- a CDS encoding aldehyde dehydrogenase family protein, coding for MIDIPAIRWGKPYESLEKATIVHFETGEELATLHQTNPGLVQRDMRRAQRARDILREIPSSELISMVIEAADLYLNADLPLGSGSQTPEDFVHYQSATTGLPEHMCRANMDKNHFVLTNMGEVLEALTRGLDLDILARGHGVEERGVPVSYQAQAPVIGLVLPSNSPGVHTLWMPVIPLQVGLVFKPGPQEPWTPYRMTEAFAQAGVPREAISIYPGEGDIGAAVLASCSRSMIFGGADTVARYQNDPRVQPHGPGFSKILLGDDVVDDWEQYLDVMVDSVLVNSGRSCISCSGVWASRHTEEIAQALAERLAPVLPKPADDPESPLAAFTVPGMAKAIDGMIERQVDVPGVRDLTSEIRGNGRLDERERCDYLLPTVLHCADADIEAANVEYMFPFVSVVECPQQKMLSAIDDTLVCSAITNDEGWRRQLIDATHVDRLNLGPVPTIQLNWLQPHEGNIIDFLFRARAFQEADVAQ
- a CDS encoding Rieske (2Fe-2S) protein, coding for MEDRRTVLKSALALGLGVRGLNVLHAQTDDPRRARPQEGDRFVFAFGARQGETVRVDDVPLASEQLICYAMDPSSGAVRDGSRLNQVLLLRFEPDSLTPETREASADGVVAYSGICTHTGCDIEDWSEEAEFLVCSCHDSEFDPRDGAEVISGPAPRRLPSLPLRSEGGVLVAAGGFSATIRFEKEF
- a CDS encoding PQQ-dependent dehydrogenase, methanol/ethanol family; protein product: MVDRQAVLRRTVTLFVLGAVVAPAIGQEQPYRAVTQERLLAPEPENWLMYRRTYDGWGYSPLDRIDTSNVASLAPAWTFSTSINEGHQAPPIVNDGTLFITTPGSRVLALDARTGELLWRFVPELPEDLQQMHPTNRGVALWGDRVYVATVDARLFALDARTGRVAWETAVENYARGYYMTLAPLAVEGKVMVGVSGGEWGIRGFVAAYDADSGDELWKTYTIPGPGEPGHDSWSGDTWRTGGVPVWVTGTYDPELRLSYWGTGNGGPWMGDARPGDNLYATSVLALDVDTGELKAHHQYHWNDSWDWDEVDPPLLIDVERGGSTRKALVHPGRNAYLWVLERSADSIDFLDATRFVYQDVFTSIDPDTGRPEYDPAKTPGTGERAVFCPSWSGAKNWPPAAWNPDTRLLYIPANENTCSHLEGVEAEYRPGRTFMGMEGGFVSREGADHYGELQAWNLDTREKVWTVEFERKLWGPVLTTGGGLVFVGGTSDRYFRAFDAATGELLWRQRTNSGVTGVPTAFEVDGVQYIAVQSGWGVDAQRGTNHLDGAIGTRTYVPQGGVLWVFALPD